Proteins encoded together in one Janthinobacterium tructae window:
- a CDS encoding CHASE2 domain-containing protein: protein MHRTQGKHTVETSPPDQPRPPLWRRLLWPVAQLGSAFKLTGTHLLHHVIGASLIAALMLVLEGFHVLEWLDAAMLRASAEQGQLLERGKDPGAAYRPGIIEIDQPAFEQVFDEREPLERTRLEQLLASAAARGSKVLAIDLDLAPAVYEQHKAGERPLDRMLDQLAANGRQLVLILPEQSDQNANLPWIRARCAAGIHFASPRIRERMGAVTRIELKSPVLAAVAFELAHGADEQEQQQPMPAVLSEQKDGLALAARVCQLARRTDSEKELARWAFEPVIHGDAKDAAEQNAVTAPFHPAAVAPQFLNPTRTRVQLIDGQAGVAANALRKNVVYIGSTYDVRDRYTTAEGEQAGLHLHAAAHTSLGIGTADVNKYAVFVADIVIGVLLGCLFGGLWTLYGRAELAIDKRMEDHDFSRLHRLGTLFEFYGIRLMLALVWASPFVIGALAIYLSRGLLEQGWWVNPGPLIAGMFLHAMSLRDEAHHPHEEVPGLSVWAQLRRTHPGIVLVQAPLAVVLLIIAVI, encoded by the coding sequence ATGCACCGCACGCAAGGGAAGCACACTGTGGAAACCAGCCCGCCAGATCAACCGCGCCCGCCGCTCTGGCGGCGCCTGCTGTGGCCGGTCGCCCAGCTGGGCTCGGCCTTCAAGCTGACGGGCACGCACCTGCTGCACCACGTGATCGGCGCCAGCCTGATCGCCGCGCTGATGCTGGTGCTGGAAGGTTTTCACGTGCTCGAATGGCTCGATGCGGCCATGCTGCGCGCCAGCGCGGAACAGGGGCAGCTGCTGGAGCGGGGCAAGGACCCGGGCGCCGCCTACCGGCCCGGCATCATCGAAATCGACCAGCCCGCGTTCGAACAGGTCTTCGACGAGCGTGAACCGCTGGAGCGCACCCGCCTGGAGCAATTGCTCGCCAGCGCCGCCGCGCGCGGCAGCAAGGTGCTGGCCATCGACCTCGACCTGGCGCCAGCCGTGTATGAACAGCACAAGGCTGGCGAACGGCCGCTGGACCGCATGCTCGACCAGTTGGCCGCGAATGGCCGGCAACTGGTGCTGATCCTGCCCGAACAATCGGACCAGAACGCGAACTTGCCCTGGATACGCGCGCGCTGCGCGGCCGGCATTCACTTCGCCAGCCCGCGGATCCGCGAACGCATGGGCGCAGTCACGCGCATCGAGCTGAAAAGCCCCGTGCTGGCGGCCGTGGCCTTTGAACTGGCGCATGGCGCCGATGAACAGGAACAGCAGCAGCCGATGCCGGCCGTCTTGTCCGAGCAAAAGGATGGGCTGGCGCTGGCCGCCCGCGTGTGCCAGCTGGCCCGGCGCACGGACAGCGAAAAGGAATTGGCGCGCTGGGCGTTCGAACCCGTGATCCACGGCGACGCGAAGGATGCGGCCGAACAGAACGCCGTCACGGCGCCGTTTCACCCGGCCGCCGTGGCGCCGCAATTTCTGAACCCCACGCGCACGCGCGTCCAACTGATCGATGGCCAGGCCGGCGTGGCGGCGAATGCACTACGCAAGAACGTCGTGTATATCGGCAGCACCTATGATGTGCGCGACCGCTATACGACGGCAGAAGGCGAACAGGCCGGCCTGCACCTGCACGCGGCCGCCCACACGTCGCTGGGCATCGGTACGGCCGACGTCAATAAATATGCGGTGTTCGTGGCCGACATCGTCATCGGCGTGCTGCTGGGCTGCCTGTTCGGCGGCCTGTGGACCCTGTACGGCCGCGCCGAACTGGCCATCGACAAGCGCATGGAAGACCACGATTTCAGCCGCTTGCACCGTCTTGGTACCCTGTTCGAATTCTATGGCATCCGCCTGATGCTGGCGCTGGTGTGGGCTTCGCCGTTTGTCATCGGCGCGCTGGCCATCTACCTGTCGCGCGGCTTGCTGGAGCAGGGCTGGTGGGTCAACCCCGGCCCCCTGATCGCCGGCATGTTCCTGCACGCGATGTCGCTGCGCGACGAAGCCCACCACCCGCACGAAGAAGTGCCGGGCCTGTCCGTGTGGGCCCAGCTGCGCCGCACGCATCCCGGCATCGTGCTGGTGCAGGCGCCGCTGGCGGTGGTGCTGTTGATCATTGCCGTGATTTAG
- a CDS encoding Hsp70 family protein, protein MRSAVGKPAFLVGIDLGTTNTVVAYADANDAQAGIQLFAIEQLLAPGEVGARPLLPSLRYHPAAGELAAGDLQLPWPKQDVEHPVLGALARQLGAQVPGRLVSSAKSWLSHANVDRQAPILPWGADADVAKVSPVAASASYLAYVRAAWNHRFPQAPLEEQELVLTIPASFDEGARALTLEAARLAGLPTLRLVEEPQAAFYDFLQRRRATLRDDLANTRRILVCDVGGGTTDFSLIDVAFDEDGEPQLTRSSVGNHLILGGDNMDLALAHLVETRMAAGVEGGMKLSAARLSQLMERCRAAKELLLSNDAPESASVTLLGAGARLIGGSRSADVTREEVAALVVDGFFPKVELSEVARKTRAGIVEFGLPYAQDAAITRHLASFLHQQQGELPDTLLLNGGVFRADALARRLAETLAHWRGAPLTILHNDNPDVAVARGAVAYALARRGQAPRIGGGSPRSYFLVLGEAGKDNRAVCILPRGSASGEEIRLTERLFALRLGRPVRFHLATSLFEAGAPPKLGEIVDLDAGEYLRLPPLASVLHDKQDASDKREITVQLATVMTEVGTLEVHCVAEADAGQRWLLEFQLRGEEENHAVTSTASPRVKEAIEKIERIFGGKAQKVDTKEVRQLRQHLERGLGGRESWETPLLRQLFDALLQRARGRRRSAEHERVWLNLAGYCLRPGYGDALDPWRIEQLWDLFDTGIQHHKDNQVCAEWWTLWRRVAGGLSTQQQLRLLDDFAFNLQADAAQRGSRPVTLVNGSDDDMLRLGASLERIPGAYKAEVGAWLIKRLQKAHSEVADTNTLWALARVGARQPFHGSAHEVVDSATVAGWLTMLLALDWKKTEPAAFAATHLARMTGDRSRDIADDLRATILARLKAVGAPPLWQAMVSEVTQLDEAVTRRMLGEALPPGLKLIG, encoded by the coding sequence ATGCGCAGCGCTGTGGGCAAGCCGGCCTTCCTGGTCGGCATCGACCTGGGCACCACCAACACGGTGGTGGCGTATGCGGATGCCAACGATGCGCAGGCGGGAATACAGCTGTTCGCCATCGAGCAGCTGCTCGCTCCCGGCGAAGTGGGCGCACGCCCCCTGCTGCCTTCCTTGCGCTACCATCCTGCCGCCGGCGAACTGGCGGCGGGCGACTTGCAGCTGCCGTGGCCAAAGCAGGACGTTGAACACCCCGTGCTGGGCGCCCTGGCGCGCCAGCTCGGCGCGCAAGTGCCGGGCCGCCTCGTTTCCAGCGCAAAGAGCTGGCTGTCGCATGCGAACGTGGACCGCCAGGCGCCGATTTTGCCTTGGGGCGCCGATGCCGACGTGGCCAAGGTGTCGCCCGTGGCGGCCAGCGCCAGCTACCTCGCGTATGTGCGCGCCGCCTGGAATCACCGCTTCCCGCAGGCGCCGCTCGAAGAGCAGGAACTGGTGCTGACCATCCCCGCCTCGTTCGACGAGGGTGCGCGCGCACTCACCCTGGAGGCGGCGCGCCTGGCGGGTTTGCCCACCTTGCGGCTGGTGGAAGAGCCGCAGGCGGCCTTCTATGATTTCCTGCAGCGGCGGCGCGCCACCTTGCGCGACGACCTGGCCAATACGCGCCGCATTTTAGTCTGCGACGTGGGCGGCGGCACGACCGATTTCAGCCTGATCGACGTCGCCTTCGACGAGGATGGCGAACCGCAGCTCACGCGCAGCAGCGTGGGCAACCATTTGATACTCGGCGGCGACAATATGGACCTGGCGCTGGCCCACCTGGTGGAAACGCGCATGGCGGCAGGCGTCGAAGGTGGCATGAAGCTGTCCGCCGCGCGCTTGTCGCAGCTGATGGAGCGCTGCCGCGCCGCCAAAGAATTGCTGCTGTCGAACGATGCGCCGGAAAGCGCCAGCGTCACCCTGCTGGGCGCCGGCGCGCGCCTGATCGGCGGCAGCCGTTCCGCCGACGTCACGCGCGAGGAAGTGGCGGCCCTGGTGGTCGATGGCTTCTTCCCCAAGGTGGAACTCAGCGAGGTAGCAAGAAAAACCCGCGCCGGCATCGTCGAATTCGGCCTGCCGTATGCGCAGGATGCTGCCATCACGCGCCACCTGGCCAGCTTTTTGCACCAGCAACAGGGCGAGCTGCCCGACACCCTGCTGCTGAACGGCGGCGTGTTCCGCGCCGACGCATTGGCGCGCCGCCTGGCAGAGACCCTGGCGCATTGGCGCGGCGCGCCCCTGACCATCCTGCACAACGATAATCCCGACGTGGCCGTGGCGCGTGGCGCTGTCGCCTACGCGCTGGCCCGGCGTGGCCAGGCGCCGCGCATCGGCGGTGGCTCGCCGCGCAGCTATTTCCTCGTGCTGGGCGAAGCGGGCAAAGACAACCGTGCCGTCTGTATCCTGCCCCGTGGCAGCGCCAGCGGCGAGGAAATCCGCCTGACGGAGCGCCTGTTCGCGCTGCGCCTGGGCCGGCCCGTGCGCTTCCACCTGGCCACTTCGCTCTTTGAGGCGGGCGCGCCGCCCAAGCTGGGCGAGATCGTCGACCTGGATGCTGGCGAATACCTGCGCCTGCCGCCGCTGGCCAGCGTGCTGCATGATAAACAGGATGCCAGTGACAAGCGCGAAATCACCGTGCAACTGGCTACCGTCATGACGGAAGTGGGCACGCTGGAAGTGCACTGTGTGGCCGAAGCCGATGCCGGCCAGCGCTGGCTGCTGGAATTCCAGCTACGGGGCGAAGAGGAAAACCACGCCGTAACGTCCACCGCCTCGCCGCGCGTGAAGGAAGCCATCGAAAAAATCGAGCGCATCTTCGGCGGCAAGGCGCAAAAGGTCGACACCAAAGAAGTGCGCCAGCTGCGCCAGCACCTGGAACGCGGGCTGGGCGGACGCGAAAGCTGGGAGACGCCGCTGCTGCGCCAGCTGTTCGACGCCTTGCTACAACGCGCGCGTGGCCGGCGCCGCTCCGCCGAACATGAGCGTGTCTGGCTGAACCTGGCCGGCTACTGTTTGCGTCCCGGCTATGGCGACGCGCTCGACCCGTGGCGCATCGAGCAACTGTGGGACCTGTTCGACACGGGCATCCAGCATCACAAAGATAACCAGGTCTGCGCCGAATGGTGGACCCTGTGGCGCAGGGTGGCCGGCGGCTTGAGCACGCAGCAGCAATTGCGGCTGCTCGACGACTTCGCCTTCAACCTGCAGGCCGATGCGGCTCAGCGCGGCAGCCGCCCCGTCACCCTGGTGAACGGCAGCGACGACGACATGCTGCGCCTGGGCGCCTCGCTCGAGCGCATCCCCGGCGCCTACAAGGCGGAAGTGGGCGCCTGGCTGATCAAGCGTCTGCAGAAGGCGCATAGCGAAGTGGCGGATACGAATACCCTGTGGGCGCTGGCCAGGGTCGGCGCGCGCCAGCCCTTCCACGGCAGCGCGCACGAAGTGGTCGACAGCGCCACCGTGGCCGGATGGCTCACGATGCTGCTGGCGCTGGACTGGAAAAAGACGGAACCGGCGGCGTTTGCCGCCACCCACCTCGCGCGCATGACGGGCGACCGCTCGCGCGACATCGCCGACGACTTGCGCGCCACCATCCTGGCCCGCCTGAAAGCCGTGGGCGCCCCGCCCCTGTGGCAGGCGATGGTCAGCGAAGTGACGCAGCTGGACGAAGCTGTTACCCGCCGCATGCTGGGCGAGGCGCTGCCGCCGGGCTTGAAGCTGATCGGCTGA
- a CDS encoding alginate export family protein, producing the protein MAMQTMFLIRRTMVLALLGASAACGAAGQLDPDGQSSMEKEVARRAAAEPLIGAGWQVTRSVEAGVQVAGESNLFWKLSNTPARNPDFDFKPYWYEFYVKPALGFKRNFGDGRQLYARVSGVGSGTLRHDPFGAGDTGRISIEEFVAGIRMPLGGTRAMLDLSAGAQNFTLGTGMLIANGGSNGFDRGALKLGPRKAFQNSVVAKISQDAFSAQAFYLDPNENPDNDSGTRVVGVDVSYAPANDRKAGIAYGKVPRSHAAYPQAAPGGIGAPLAVPDGRKDLQFAYGYARVPVLPTLLSKGWFGVDAAREWNTREPMRGWGWRTEGGFSLPDVAWTPKFTLGYQSFSGDDPRTARNERFDPLFFEGTPGAWASGSKATWVFVNANVNALQATIELHPTPKDTVTAYLAQVRANQMGSPLQFGQATRLDVPGDAPVVIAGVLRPMLANDVFVKYVRVVNPNTYLTLGFSASFAQSGVNQLVNGQAKTWTGWLANVVWVY; encoded by the coding sequence ATGGCAATGCAAACGATGTTCCTGATACGCAGAACGATGGTGCTGGCCTTGCTGGGAGCGAGCGCCGCCTGCGGCGCCGCCGGCCAGCTCGATCCCGATGGGCAGAGCAGCATGGAAAAAGAGGTGGCCCGGCGCGCCGCCGCCGAGCCGCTCATCGGCGCCGGCTGGCAAGTGACGCGTTCCGTGGAAGCGGGCGTGCAGGTGGCCGGCGAGAGCAATCTGTTCTGGAAGCTGTCGAATACGCCGGCGCGCAATCCCGACTTCGATTTCAAGCCCTACTGGTACGAGTTCTATGTCAAGCCGGCGCTCGGCTTCAAGCGCAATTTCGGCGACGGCAGGCAGCTGTATGCACGCGTGTCTGGCGTCGGCTCGGGCACCTTGCGCCACGATCCTTTTGGCGCGGGCGACACGGGCCGCATCTCGATCGAGGAATTCGTCGCCGGCATCCGCATGCCGCTCGGCGGCACGCGCGCCATGCTCGACCTGTCGGCCGGCGCGCAGAATTTCACGCTGGGCACGGGCATGCTGATTGCCAATGGCGGCTCGAACGGCTTTGACCGCGGCGCGCTGAAGCTCGGCCCGCGCAAGGCCTTCCAGAATTCCGTGGTGGCCAAGATAAGCCAGGATGCGTTCAGCGCCCAGGCGTTTTACCTCGACCCGAATGAAAACCCCGACAACGATAGCGGCACGCGCGTCGTCGGCGTGGATGTCAGCTACGCGCCCGCGAACGACCGCAAGGCGGGCATCGCGTATGGCAAGGTACCGCGTTCGCATGCCGCGTATCCGCAGGCGGCGCCGGGCGGCATCGGCGCGCCGCTGGCCGTGCCCGATGGCCGCAAGGATCTGCAGTTCGCGTATGGCTACGCGCGCGTTCCCGTGCTGCCCACGCTGTTGTCGAAAGGCTGGTTCGGCGTCGATGCGGCGCGCGAATGGAATACGCGCGAGCCGATGCGGGGCTGGGGCTGGCGCACGGAAGGGGGCTTTTCGCTGCCCGACGTGGCCTGGACACCGAAGTTCACCCTTGGCTACCAGAGTTTTTCAGGCGACGATCCGCGTACGGCGCGCAACGAGCGCTTCGACCCGCTGTTCTTCGAAGGCACGCCGGGCGCCTGGGCTTCAGGCAGCAAGGCCACCTGGGTTTTCGTGAATGCCAACGTGAACGCGCTGCAGGCCACCATCGAGCTGCACCCGACGCCGAAAGACACCGTGACGGCCTACCTGGCCCAGGTGCGGGCCAACCAGATGGGCAGCCCGCTGCAGTTCGGCCAGGCCACGCGCCTCGACGTGCCGGGCGACGCCCCCGTGGTGATCGCCGGCGTACTGCGCCCGATGCTGGCCAACGATGTCTTCGTCAAGTATGTGCGCGTGGTGAACCCGAATACCTATCTGACCCTGGGTTTCAGCGCCTCGTTCGCGCAGTCCGGCGTCAACCAACTGGTGAATGGACAGGCCAAAACGTGGACGGGCTGGCTGGCGAATGTCGTGTGGGTTTATTAA
- a CDS encoding serine hydrolase domain-containing protein produces the protein MNDFPSMKRLALAAACLALAAGTHAAETTKVAATPLSAAASDPAALQWMVGAPPPADKIIRFDDGSYFNFPQLRWSVSHFRQLMPTVEVARGLKAPVPLKRALRKDIDSLRFTPLGAKETMTWEQSLGANYTDGIVVLHRGRIVYERYFGVLKESGQHGAMSVTKSVMGTIGAALVAEGKLDPDKKVAEYVPELAKSAFGDATVRQVLDMTTGLKFSEDYADPKAEVWQHAAAGSPLPKPKDYTGPRSYFEYLQTVQHEGRHGEAFGYRTVNSDVLGWIIARVTGQNVNAYLSERIWQKLGAEQDAYMTVDSTGTPFAGGGLNAGLRDLARFGEMLRNDGRYNGQQILPKAAVDDIRRGGDKQLFAKGGYDLLKGWSYRDMWWVTHNDHGAYMARGVYGQRIYVDPKAEMVIVRFASTPTAANAANDPTTTPAFEALGKLLLAQPK, from the coding sequence ATGAACGATTTTCCCAGCATGAAACGCCTGGCCCTGGCCGCCGCCTGTCTGGCGCTGGCCGCCGGCACCCACGCGGCAGAGACGACCAAGGTGGCTGCCACCCCGCTGTCAGCGGCCGCCAGCGATCCGGCTGCCTTGCAATGGATGGTGGGCGCGCCGCCGCCGGCCGATAAAATCATCCGCTTCGACGATGGCAGCTATTTCAATTTCCCGCAGCTGCGCTGGAGCGTGTCGCACTTCCGCCAGCTGATGCCGACGGTGGAAGTAGCGCGCGGCTTGAAGGCGCCCGTGCCATTGAAACGCGCGCTGCGCAAGGATATCGACAGCCTGCGCTTCACGCCCCTGGGCGCGAAGGAAACGATGACCTGGGAGCAGTCGCTGGGTGCCAACTACACGGACGGCATCGTGGTGCTGCACCGGGGTCGCATCGTGTATGAGCGTTACTTTGGCGTGCTGAAAGAGAGTGGCCAGCATGGCGCCATGTCGGTGACGAAGTCCGTGATGGGCACCATCGGCGCGGCGCTGGTGGCCGAAGGCAAGCTCGATCCGGACAAGAAAGTGGCCGAGTATGTGCCGGAACTGGCCAAATCGGCATTTGGCGACGCCACCGTGCGCCAGGTGCTCGACATGACCACGGGCCTGAAATTCAGCGAAGATTACGCCGACCCGAAAGCGGAAGTGTGGCAGCACGCGGCGGCAGGCAGCCCATTGCCCAAGCCGAAGGATTACACGGGGCCGCGCAGCTATTTCGAGTACCTGCAAACGGTGCAGCACGAAGGCCGGCACGGCGAGGCGTTCGGCTACCGCACGGTCAACTCCGACGTGCTGGGCTGGATTATTGCCCGCGTCACGGGGCAGAACGTCAACGCGTATCTGTCCGAGCGCATCTGGCAAAAGCTGGGCGCCGAGCAGGATGCCTACATGACGGTCGATTCGACGGGCACGCCGTTTGCCGGCGGCGGCTTGAATGCGGGCTTGCGTGACCTGGCCCGCTTCGGCGAAATGCTGCGCAACGATGGCCGCTACAACGGCCAGCAGATACTGCCCAAGGCGGCAGTCGACGATATCCGCCGCGGCGGCGACAAGCAGCTGTTCGCCAAGGGCGGCTACGATTTGCTCAAGGGCTGGAGCTACCGCGACATGTGGTGGGTCACGCATAACGACCATGGCGCCTACATGGCGCGCGGCGTGTACGGCCAGCGCATCTATGTCGATCCGAAGGCGGAAATGGTGATCGTGCGTTTTGCGTCCACGCCGACGGCGGCCAATGCGGCGAATGACCCGACCACCACGCCGGCCTTCGAAGCGCTGGGCAAGCTGCTGCTGGCCCAGCCGAAATAG